GCCTGAAGAACCGACTTGGGACCAGGTATATGCTTTTGCCAAGAAAATCAATGATCCTGCCAATGGGATTGTAGGAATGACCATGCGTGGAGCTCCTGGTTGGGGAATGAGCGGAGCACCGTTCACTACGATGATCAATGCATTTGGAGCCCAGTTTTATGATATGAATTGGAATGCTACCATTGATACCCCCGCGATGCGTAATGCGTGGATGATGTATAAGAAAATTCTTACCGAAGCTGGCCAGAAAGACATCCTTAGTTACACCTACAATGAGTGTATAGCCCTCATGTCGAGTGGTAAGTGCGGTATGTATTATGATGCCACATCTCTTGCTCCTCCTTTGGAAGCTTCTGATAGTGCTGTAAGAGGTCATATCGGGTATGTGATGGCACCCCATGATCAGCTGAAGAAGAACACTGCCTGGTTGTGGAACTGGACCATGTGCATAAACCCGAATATTACCGCTGAAAGAAAACAGGCAGCCTTCGATTTTATACTGTGGGCAACCAGCAAGGATTATGTAGCTTTGACACTTAAAGAGGATCCTTCCTGTGGAACGACTCCCAGTGCAAACCGTTACAGCACGTACAAATTGAGTGCCTATGCAAAGGCTCCGTATGCTGCAATCACATTGAAGACGCTCCAGAATCTTGATTTTACAAAACCGACACTCAATCCAGCTCCTTATGTTGGTTTACAGTACATGGCTATTCCTGAATTTGCAGATATCGGTACAGCCATGACTGAATATCTGGCTGACTATGTGGTTAACAAAACCAGCCTTGATGAGGCTATCAGAAAAACTCAGGCTGTATTCGAACAGGCTGCAAAGGATGGAAATTATAAAAAATGATAGGTTTTAACCTTTGATAAAGTTCAATCAGTTTTCTGTCCGGTGGGTTTCTCCACCGGACGTATTTGTTCTTTCTTGTCGAGCTAGGGGCTCTATCGAGGGGGA
The sequence above is a segment of the Sphaerochaeta pleomorpha str. Grapes genome. Coding sequences within it:
- a CDS encoding ABC transporter substrate-binding protein; translated protein: MKKFVKLVTVLSLVLLIGTSAIFAQGGTEGTKAASGPVTVNVALANNPLSQALAKYAQQSYKADGVNVNISVLPENDLRQKLTTGAATKDSTYDIIYIGPYEAQTWAKNGWLENLKPYFDKMTPEQKQWYDYDDLIKGMLDSVSLDGIPYGIPFYGETSFLMYNKDLFAKAGLTMPEEPTWDQVYAFAKKINDPANGIVGMTMRGAPGWGMSGAPFTTMINAFGAQFYDMNWNATIDTPAMRNAWMMYKKILTEAGQKDILSYTYNECIALMSSGKCGMYYDATSLAPPLEASDSAVRGHIGYVMAPHDQLKKNTAWLWNWTMCINPNITAERKQAAFDFILWATSKDYVALTLKEDPSCGTTPSANRYSTYKLSAYAKAPYAAITLKTLQNLDFTKPTLNPAPYVGLQYMAIPEFADIGTAMTEYLADYVVNKTSLDEAIRKTQAVFEQAAKDGNYKK